One genomic segment of Candidatus Alcyoniella australis includes these proteins:
- the xylB gene encoding xylulokinase, with amino-acid sequence MSAGSSNASARKPLLLGLDLGTGSARALLIDPAGRIAAQAAAEYPLSVPRPGWAEQDARQWRDAALSAVATVVKKARGRSIVGVGLTGQMHGSVFLDSRNRVIRPPLLWNDQRTAEQARWIEETVGRSRLIRLTGNRALTGFTSPKIIWLRQIEPRRFARLRSVLLPKDYLRYVLTGVKALECSDASGTGLFDVRQRCFSSEVLDALDLSPELFGPVYEGTEVCAKVSARAAALCGLAAGTPLVGGGGDQAAGAVGAGVVQRGGLMISLGTSGVVFAADDRYRYERRARLHAFCHAAPGLWHLMGVMLNAGGALSWLRQTLGGVSYGRLLAEAAQVEHGAEGLMFHPYLMGERTPLNAPGARGSFYGLTLRHGRGHLVRACLEGVAFGLREALDLVRSLGVEAQFVRLCGGGARSTLWSTIIAQTLGLPITRLATEQGPAFGAALLAGVGAGVYADLSDACSRAVRLGPTIDPDPAEVAAYDELFQHWKRVRSLLEPLYAER; translated from the coding sequence ATGAGCGCCGGATCGTCGAACGCAAGCGCTCGTAAGCCGCTGCTGCTCGGGCTGGACCTGGGCACCGGATCGGCGCGCGCGCTGCTGATCGACCCTGCGGGTCGGATCGCGGCCCAGGCTGCGGCCGAATATCCGTTGAGCGTGCCGCGTCCGGGCTGGGCCGAACAGGATGCGCGGCAATGGCGCGACGCCGCGCTGTCGGCCGTGGCCACGGTGGTGAAAAAGGCGCGCGGACGGTCGATCGTCGGTGTGGGGCTCACCGGCCAGATGCACGGCAGCGTGTTTCTTGACAGTCGCAATCGCGTGATCCGGCCGCCGCTGCTTTGGAACGACCAGCGTACGGCCGAGCAGGCGCGCTGGATCGAGGAGACGGTGGGCCGCTCGCGGCTGATTCGCCTCACCGGCAACCGCGCGCTGACCGGATTCACCTCGCCCAAGATCATCTGGCTGCGCCAGATCGAGCCGCGACGCTTCGCGCGGCTGCGCTCGGTGCTGTTGCCCAAGGATTATTTGCGCTACGTGCTGACCGGGGTCAAGGCGCTGGAGTGCTCGGACGCCAGCGGCACGGGCCTGTTCGACGTCAGGCAACGTTGCTTCAGCTCCGAGGTGCTTGATGCGCTGGATCTCTCGCCCGAGCTGTTCGGGCCGGTCTACGAGGGGACCGAGGTCTGCGCCAAGGTCTCGGCGCGCGCAGCCGCGCTGTGCGGCCTGGCCGCGGGCACGCCGCTGGTCGGCGGCGGCGGTGATCAGGCGGCCGGAGCGGTGGGCGCGGGTGTTGTGCAGCGCGGCGGGCTGATGATCAGCCTGGGCACCTCGGGCGTGGTGTTCGCGGCTGACGACCGTTATCGCTACGAGCGACGCGCACGGCTGCACGCCTTTTGCCACGCCGCGCCGGGCCTGTGGCACCTGATGGGCGTGATGCTCAACGCCGGGGGCGCGCTGAGCTGGCTGCGCCAAACCCTGGGAGGCGTGAGCTACGGGCGGCTGCTGGCCGAGGCCGCGCAGGTCGAGCACGGGGCCGAGGGGCTGATGTTCCATCCCTACCTGATGGGCGAGCGCACGCCACTCAATGCGCCGGGCGCGCGCGGCAGCTTCTACGGCCTGACCCTGCGTCACGGACGCGGCCATTTGGTGCGCGCCTGCCTCGAGGGCGTGGCCTTCGGCTTGCGCGAGGCGCTGGACCTGGTGCGCTCGCTGGGCGTGGAGGCCCAATTTGTGCGGCTTTGCGGCGGCGGCGCACGCTCGACGCTGTGGAGTACGATCATTGCCCAGACCCTGGGCTTGCCCATCACCCGGCTCGCGACCGAGCAGGGACCGGCCTTTGGCGCTGCGCTGCTCGCCGGGGTTGGGGCCGGGGTCTACGCCGATCTGTCGGATGCCTGCTCGCGGGCCGTGCGCTTGGGGCCGACCATCGATCCCGATCCCGCGGAAGTCGCCGCGTACGACGAATTGTTCCAGCATTGGAAGAGGGTGCGCTCGCTGCTCGAGCCGCTCTACGCCGAGCGATGA
- a CDS encoding TIM barrel protein has translation MIRPRNSVGIWGFGPTATRFMPGGYHPAAHQQSVVEWTKRAVDGLGDLLDGLEFHYPGECNEDNLPQIQRALGGSVDLYCLALGLFSNPRYAKGSFINPSADLRREAINVARRAVDMAQAVGARLIVWPGGEGYNYPFQVDFVNAWTWFIDALAEITAYAADKNVTVFLEHKNSEPAMKILMRDIGMTLYTIQKVGQRGVDTANLLVNMDWQHLVMNGENLPEYAALLMAEGKLGHHHSNSGWGTFDDDNMTGALCFMQTLALAKELQLGDYGSGGERVGFDLFPYTEDPVAAVRRSILNWEWIWDRAEQIDSGRLRAARAESDAVAALTEVYRALGLDEEYERRIVERKRS, from the coding sequence ATGATCAGACCCAGGAACAGCGTGGGGATCTGGGGTTTCGGGCCCACGGCCACGCGCTTCATGCCCGGCGGCTACCATCCTGCGGCGCATCAGCAGAGCGTCGTGGAGTGGACCAAACGCGCGGTGGACGGTCTGGGCGACCTGCTCGACGGCCTGGAGTTCCACTATCCCGGCGAGTGCAACGAGGACAACCTGCCGCAAATCCAGCGCGCACTGGGCGGCTCGGTCGACCTCTACTGCCTGGCCTTGGGGCTTTTCTCCAATCCGCGCTACGCAAAGGGCAGCTTTATCAATCCCAGCGCCGATCTGCGCCGCGAGGCGATCAACGTCGCCAGGCGCGCCGTGGACATGGCCCAAGCGGTGGGAGCGCGGCTGATCGTCTGGCCCGGCGGCGAGGGGTACAACTATCCGTTCCAGGTCGACTTCGTCAATGCCTGGACCTGGTTTATCGACGCGCTGGCCGAGATCACCGCGTACGCCGCGGACAAGAACGTGACGGTCTTTTTGGAGCACAAGAACTCCGAGCCCGCGATGAAGATCCTGATGCGCGACATCGGCATGACGCTCTACACGATCCAGAAGGTCGGGCAACGCGGCGTGGACACCGCGAACCTGCTGGTCAACATGGACTGGCAGCACCTGGTGATGAACGGCGAGAACCTGCCCGAGTACGCGGCGCTGCTGATGGCCGAGGGCAAGCTGGGGCACCATCACAGCAACTCGGGTTGGGGCACGTTCGACGACGACAATATGACCGGCGCGCTGTGCTTCATGCAGACCCTGGCGCTGGCCAAGGAGCTGCAACTGGGCGACTACGGCTCGGGCGGCGAGCGCGTGGGCTTCGACCTCTTCCCCTACACCGAGGACCCGGTGGCCGCGGTACGGCGCAGCATTCTCAATTGGGAGTGGATCTGGGACCGCGCCGAACAGATCGACAGTGGACGGCTGCGCGCGGCACGCGCAGAGTCGGACGCGGTTGCCGCGCTGACCGAGGTCTACCGCGCACTGGGGCTGGACGAGGAATATGAGCGCCGGATCGTCGAACGCAAGCGCTCGTAA